Below is a genomic region from Gemmatimonadota bacterium.
AACGTCGTTCTCGCGCAAGCGGGATCGGTGGTCTGTGCCGAAGCAATGACGTGTCCACCAGTGTTGCTCCATACCAGCATGCGCGTGCAGGACTCGCTCGCGCGCGGCGTGTCGTACTTCATGGCGGAGCTGGAGCGGCTCAAGCTGATAGTGGACGCGGCCGAGGCGGTGAAGGAATCGCATCAACGGAAGTTGATGTATCTGCTGGACGAGATCCTGCACGGGACCAATTCCGCGGAGCGTCTGATTGCTGCGCGGCACGTGCTGGTGCGGCTCATGGATCTCGGCGCGATTGGAGCAGTGACGACGCACGATCTTCAACTTGCAGACGCCAGCGTGCTGGAGCACGCAGCGCAGCACGTTCACTTTCAGGAAGTGTTCTCGCGCAGCGCGGATGGTCGTGCAACGATGTACTTCGATTACAAGTTGAGGCCGGGGAAGGCAACATCGAGCAACGCGTTGAAGTTGCTGGAGCTGGTAGGGCTAACGACGGAAGGGGTGATTTCATAGGCGGTTGCGTTGCATCCGCGGACCACGAATTCCAATTATGCGTAACCGGATCGGACGGCGACATCACGGGTTCTTCCGAATACGTTTTACACGTAAATGGATCGCGCGCGGGTTTATCGGCGTTCATCCGATTCCCATTGCGCGTAAATAGACCAGGCGCGGATAAATCCCGTGAACATCGACGTTCGGTTGCATCCATGGGGGCCAGGCGCGGATAAATCCGCGCCCTACGCGGGACCACCAATGCGGTGCGGCATTGTGCGTACGTGGCGCAAGGATGGATCCGATCGGGATCCGCTATTCACCACATGATTTACTCATGCCAAAATTTCACTCGCGCACCCATCCGCGCTGGAAATCATACGACTATACGCGATCCGGTGTGTATTTTGTTACGACGATAATCCATGATCGCCGGCCTATCCTGGGCATTGCGACGCAACGTGGAATCGTACTGACAAGTGCTGGACGTATCGTCGATCAGTGCTGGCGGATGGTCTCAGACCAGTTTAAGGGTGTGGTGATCGATCAATTCGTGGTAATGCCGGATCATGTGCACGCGATTGTCGTGCTACTCTCCACACCAGATCGAACGCTCAACCTGAGCGACGTAATTGGCTGGACGAAAGGCCGTGCGGCACGCGAAATCAGTGCCCAGCCATCGCCACCTGCCGGCCCGATATGGCAACGCAGTTTTCACGATCGTATTGTTCGCAACGCCGAAGCCCTAGCACGAATTCGCAATTATGTGGCCGCCAACCCGGCGCGCGCGTGGAACGAAGCCCGGGCGTTGCGGCCGCGTCGAATTGGTGGTCCCGCGTAGGGCGCGGATTTATCCGCGCCTGGCCCCCATGGATGCAACCGAACGTCGATGTTCACGGGATTTATCCGCGCCTGGTCTATTTACGCGCAATGGGAATCGGATGAACGCCGATAAATCCGCGCGCGATCCGTTCATGTGATCGGAATTGGATAAACGTCGCGTCAATATGACCGTCGATGCACCCGGTCCTTAAAGCGTGGTCGTAACGGGATGATGTTCCATTGGACACCCGGTCACCAACGGTACACGTTTGGTCGGCGTAGATACGACGTAACCACTATACCTGCGCTGTCGCGCACAGGGGACCCAATGTCGCTCATCGCCCGGATCACGACCTGTGCGGCCGTACTGGTGGCCGCCGTTCCAGCCGCAACTCCTGCTGGTGCACAGGGAGTGGCGTCATCGCAAGGTTATCAGGAACCACCCGAATCCATCCGTCGCATTCTGGACGCGCCACCCGCGGCAACGGGGAGTGTCAGTCCCGACGGCAAGTGGATCGTGATCGCGGCGCGCGAGCCGGCCGTCACGACCATTGCCGACATGGCGGAGCCGACGCTGTATCTGGCGGGGCGCCGGTTTCATCCGGTCGCGAGCTATAGAGTGGACACCGTGGGAATTCGCTCGATGCGCCTCAAGCCGGTTACGGGGAGCGCGGCAAAACCGGTTCCAGTGCCGGCCGGTGGACGGATCGCGCAGTATTCGTGGAGTCCCGATGGTCACATGATCGCGTACACGACCGTGGACAGGTCGTTTGGGATGGGCATCAAGCTGTTTCCAGTATCCACCGCAACGGAGATATCGGTGTCGGCCGCGGGTCTGCACGGCAAACTCGGTGCGCCGTCGTGGTCGAACGACGGAAAGTACGTCGCATTGACGGAAGCAACGCGCAATGGGACGGCGCTCTGGATGGTGAACGTTGCAGCGCACACGGCGAAGCGCATAACGCCATACACAATCAACACGGTTACCGGTGGGTGCGACTGGCTGTCGAAGGCGCCGCAGCTGGTTTGTCTCATGAACGTGCCGGGACGTGGTGCGCCACCACCCGACGGCCAGACACCGGCTGGGCCGATAGTACAGGAATCGTACGGGCGCGCAGCACCAGTGCGCACTATCGAGTACCTGCTCAAGAACCAGCACGATGAAGTGCTGTTCGATTACTACTTCACCAATCAGATCACCATAGTCGCGCCGGACGGTGCGAGCAGAAATGTCGGCAAACCGGGAATTCACACCCGCGCCGATGCGTCGCCGGACGCCAGGTGGCTGCTCGTGCGCACGGTGCATCGGCCCTACTCGTATCAGGTCGCGCTGAATGATTTTCCGGAGCGCATCGAGGTGTGGTCGCTGGACGGGAAGGTTGCGCGTACAGTCACTGACAGACCGCTCACGGATAATGTCTCCAGTGCACGCGACGCCGTCGCCGCTGGAATACGCGTTGCGTCGTGGCGGCCGGACGTGCCTGCCACCGTGTTTACGGTCGAGGCGCTGGACGGCGGTGATCCGCGCAAGCAGATCGACAGGCACGACCGCGTGAGTCTCATATCTGCTCCGTTCACGAGTGCGCCACAGCCATTCATGGATCTCGAGATGCGTTATCGCGGGATCACCTGGATGTATCCCGATCTGGCGCTCGTGAACGAAGGTACGTCGCGTACGGCGAAGCTGCGCACGTGGGCGGTGAATCCATCCTCTCCTGCTTCAGCACGCGTACTGTTCGATCGGAGCTCGGAGGATCGTTACGGTGATCCGGGCAGGTTTGTAATGGTGTACGACGCCGCGAGCGATCGGCTGGTGCCGCTTCGTAGCGCGGACGGTCACACGATGTACCTCACGGGTGATGGCGCGTCGGCTGAGGGCGACCGTCCATTCCTGGATGCGATCGATATGCAGAACGGCAGCAAGCGTCGCATCTGGCAGAACTCGGGCGACCATTACGAATTCGTTGCATCGCTGACGGATCCGGCTGCCAGGAGCTTCGTCACCAGGCGCGAGTCACCGACCGAGCCGCCGAATTTCTTCCGGCGTGAAGTGGGGAGTGATGTTGCCACGAAGCTCACGGAGCTGGCCGATCCGGCACCGGCGTTCGCCGGCGTCACCGGAAAACTCATCACGTACACGCGAGCGGATGGCGTCAAGCTCTCGGCGACGATGTATCTACCCGCTGGCTACACGCCGTCACAGGGTCGGCTTCCGTTCTTCTTCTGGGCGTATCCACGCGAGTTTCTCTCCGCGGCGGCCGCTTCGGAAGTGCGCGGATCGCCGTACGAGTTCAAACGGCCGTCATTGCCGCGCGATCGTCAACTGCTGCTGCTCGCGGCAGGTTATGGAGTTCTGGATGGGCCATCGATGCCGATCGTTGCGAAGAACGGCAAGGAACCGAACGACAGCTATGTCGAGCAACTCGTGGCCAGCGCGAAGGCGGCGATCGACGCGATAGATTCGCTTGGTGTTGGTGATCGCAATCGCGTCGCAGTGGGCGGTCACTCGTATGGCGCATTCATGACGGCGAATCTGCTGGCACATTCGACACTGTTCCGTGCCGGAGTCGCCGAGAGCGGTGCGTACAACAGGACGCTCACTCCGTTCGGATTCCAGGCGGAGCCGCGTACGTTCTGGCAGGCAGAAGACATTTACAGTACGATGTCGCCCTTCTATTACGCAGACAAGATCAAGACGCCGATTCTGTTGATTCACGGCGTGAATGACGACAACGACGGAACGTTCCCCATCCAGTCGGAGAGAATGTTCGCCGCGATCAAGGGAAACGGCGGCACCGTGCGATACGTGCAGCTGCCACTGGAGCCACATGGATACACTGCGCGCGAAAGTCTGCGGCACGTGATGTGGGAGACGGTTACCTGGCTGGACAGGTACGTCAAGAATCCGACGGAAAAGACCAACTAGCAGCAACTCGAGAAATGCGCCCGTTGCGATATCGGTCGGAATCGCAACGGGCGCATTTCTCGTTTCCGCCACCTGTAGGGGATTCCCCTATCGACTTTCCAGTTTCTCCCGACTGAACGCGTGAGCGCCGGCTGGTAGGTTGCGGAGAACATCATCCGAAACCCACCGGACGGATACCGTGAGCAGATCGAGCATCGATATCGAAACCATGGAAGACGCTGTTGACGCAGTGGCGTCGCGGCGTGAGTCGCGACGTTCGTTTCTTCGCAACGGCGCAGTTGCCGCGGTTGCGGGAACGCTGCTGAGCGCATGCAAGCCTGCCGCCGCCTCCGAAGGCGCGCCGAAAACAGTGGCGAGGGCGACTCCGCCAGTATCACCTCCAGTCGCGTTCGGTGTCGACGACGTGAGTGCTGCGTCGATTGCCGCTGCCGACGCGATGGACAGGATGCACGAGGCCGGCATCAAGGCGTTCCCGGCCGCGAGCAAGGGGAGAGGGAATCAGCTCCTCGCACCACGCATCGAGCGCGGGGTGAAGGTGTTCGACCTCACTGCAAGGAGAATGCAGTGGGAAACCGAGCCGGGAAAGGCTACGGAGGCGTGGGCTTACAACGGAATGGTTCCTGGTCCAATGATGCGCGTTCGCGCAGGCGACCGCGTCAGGGTCAACATCAAAAACGA
It encodes:
- a CDS encoding transposase; the protein is MDPIGIRYSPHDLLMPKFHSRTHPRWKSYDYTRSGVYFVTTIIHDRRPILGIATQRGIVLTSAGRIVDQCWRMVSDQFKGVVIDQFVVMPDHVHAIVVLLSTPDRTLNLSDVIGWTKGRAAREISAQPSPPAGPIWQRSFHDRIVRNAEALARIRNYVAANPARAWNEARALRPRRIGGPA
- a CDS encoding prolyl oligopeptidase family serine peptidase; amino-acid sequence: MSLIARITTCAAVLVAAVPAATPAGAQGVASSQGYQEPPESIRRILDAPPAATGSVSPDGKWIVIAAREPAVTTIADMAEPTLYLAGRRFHPVASYRVDTVGIRSMRLKPVTGSAAKPVPVPAGGRIAQYSWSPDGHMIAYTTVDRSFGMGIKLFPVSTATEISVSAAGLHGKLGAPSWSNDGKYVALTEATRNGTALWMVNVAAHTAKRITPYTINTVTGGCDWLSKAPQLVCLMNVPGRGAPPPDGQTPAGPIVQESYGRAAPVRTIEYLLKNQHDEVLFDYYFTNQITIVAPDGASRNVGKPGIHTRADASPDARWLLVRTVHRPYSYQVALNDFPERIEVWSLDGKVARTVTDRPLTDNVSSARDAVAAGIRVASWRPDVPATVFTVEALDGGDPRKQIDRHDRVSLISAPFTSAPQPFMDLEMRYRGITWMYPDLALVNEGTSRTAKLRTWAVNPSSPASARVLFDRSSEDRYGDPGRFVMVYDAASDRLVPLRSADGHTMYLTGDGASAEGDRPFLDAIDMQNGSKRRIWQNSGDHYEFVASLTDPAARSFVTRRESPTEPPNFFRREVGSDVATKLTELADPAPAFAGVTGKLITYTRADGVKLSATMYLPAGYTPSQGRLPFFFWAYPREFLSAAAASEVRGSPYEFKRPSLPRDRQLLLLAAGYGVLDGPSMPIVAKNGKEPNDSYVEQLVASAKAAIDAIDSLGVGDRNRVAVGGHSYGAFMTANLLAHSTLFRAGVAESGAYNRTLTPFGFQAEPRTFWQAEDIYSTMSPFYYADKIKTPILLIHGVNDDNDGTFPIQSERMFAAIKGNGGTVRYVQLPLEPHGYTARESLRHVMWETVTWLDRYVKNPTEKTN